The following coding sequences lie in one Salarias fasciatus chromosome 7 unlocalized genomic scaffold, fSalaFa1.1 super_scaffold_4, whole genome shotgun sequence genomic window:
- the cdc37l1 gene encoding hsp90 co-chaperone Cdc37-like 1 isoform X2: MASLCQSQQRCVKASIVSSWRLAEAQDQLCSLGVHSSESLEQERARTLACPSELTHTEEEWRRKESMLGGQEPSRSSVLGAVGSWDVFDKSIINIQNQPVEQDQDKCKSFLQKHEQELRHFGMLRRWDDSQRFLAEMPQLICEETANYLILWCMRLQEEGKEALMEQVAHQAVVMQFILEMASNSQQDPRGCFRQFFHKAKEGQDVYLEVFHTELEAFKQRVKEHTVKCRSEAPTVEQQNTGTNCRDAPKAVTDSLPLVAEYPMKRCIETGLWTSTGCWTKEDTSETDDMRMMETS, encoded by the exons ATGGCGTCACTCTGCCAGAGTCAGCAGCGCTGCGTCAAGGCCTCCATCGTGTCGAGCTGGAGGCTGGCCGAGGCGCAGGACCAGCTTTGCTCTTTAGGGGTCCACAGCTCGGAGTCGCTGGAGCAGGAGCGTGCTCGGACTCTGGCCTGCCCCtcagaactcacacacacagaggaagagtgGCGTCGGAAggagagcatgctgggaggtCAGGAACCAAGCCGCAGCTCCGTGCTCGGCGCTGTTGGAAGTTGGGACGTCTTCGATAAG AGTATTATCAATATCCAGAATCAACCCGTAGAACAGGATCAAGACAAATGCAAGTCGTTTCTTCAGAAGCATGAACAAGAGCTTCGGCATTTTG GTATGTTGAGGAGATGGGACGACAGCCAGCGGTTCCTTGCGGAGATGCCTCAGCTGATTTGCGAGGAAACGGCCAATTATTTAATCCTGTGGTGCATGAGACTACAGGAAGAAGGG AAAGAAGCGCTGATGGAGCAGGTGGCACACCAAGCTGTAGTTATGCAGTTCATCCTGGAGATGGCCTCAAACTCTCAGCAGGATCCTCGAGGCTGCTTCAGACAGTTCTTCCACAAAGCCAAA GAGGGACAAGACGTCTATTTAGAGGTCTTCCACACAGAACTTGAGGCCTTCAAACAGAGAGTCAAAGAACACACGGTGAAATGTAGAAGTGAAGCGCCCACTGTTGAACAGCAGAATACTGGCACAAACTGCAGAGACGCCCCCAAAGCCGTAACAGACTCTTTACCTTTA gtggcagAGTATCCCATGAAGCGTTGCATAGAGACTGGACTTTGGACAAGCACAGGGTGTTGGACAAAGGAGGACACTTCAGAGACAGATGACATGCGAATGATGGAGACCTCTTAG
- the cdc37l1 gene encoding hsp90 co-chaperone Cdc37-like 1 isoform X1 translates to MEWLGNGASLQPDEEFSNDPASAAAQGFSGLHPRQQTPSLPLCDCAMASLCQSQQRCVKASIVSSWRLAEAQDQLCSLGVHSSESLEQERARTLACPSELTHTEEEWRRKESMLGGQEPSRSSVLGAVGSWDVFDKSIINIQNQPVEQDQDKCKSFLQKHEQELRHFGMLRRWDDSQRFLAEMPQLICEETANYLILWCMRLQEEGKEALMEQVAHQAVVMQFILEMASNSQQDPRGCFRQFFHKAKEGQDVYLEVFHTELEAFKQRVKEHTVKCRSEAPTVEQQNTGTNCRDAPKAVTDSLPLVAEYPMKRCIETGLWTSTGCWTKEDTSETDDMRMMETS, encoded by the exons ATGGAGTGGTTGGGTAACGGAGCTTCACTTCAGCCCGACGAGGAGTTCAGCAACGACCCAGCTTCGGCAGCAGCCCAGGGTTTCAGCGGGCTTCATCCTCGCCAGCAG ACGCCATCGTTGCCGCTCTGTGACTGTGCCATGGCGTCACTCTGCCAGAGTCAGCAGCGCTGCGTCAAGGCCTCCATCGTGTCGAGCTGGAGGCTGGCCGAGGCGCAGGACCAGCTTTGCTCTTTAGGGGTCCACAGCTCGGAGTCGCTGGAGCAGGAGCGTGCTCGGACTCTGGCCTGCCCCtcagaactcacacacacagaggaagagtgGCGTCGGAAggagagcatgctgggaggtCAGGAACCAAGCCGCAGCTCCGTGCTCGGCGCTGTTGGAAGTTGGGACGTCTTCGATAAG AGTATTATCAATATCCAGAATCAACCCGTAGAACAGGATCAAGACAAATGCAAGTCGTTTCTTCAGAAGCATGAACAAGAGCTTCGGCATTTTG GTATGTTGAGGAGATGGGACGACAGCCAGCGGTTCCTTGCGGAGATGCCTCAGCTGATTTGCGAGGAAACGGCCAATTATTTAATCCTGTGGTGCATGAGACTACAGGAAGAAGGG AAAGAAGCGCTGATGGAGCAGGTGGCACACCAAGCTGTAGTTATGCAGTTCATCCTGGAGATGGCCTCAAACTCTCAGCAGGATCCTCGAGGCTGCTTCAGACAGTTCTTCCACAAAGCCAAA GAGGGACAAGACGTCTATTTAGAGGTCTTCCACACAGAACTTGAGGCCTTCAAACAGAGAGTCAAAGAACACACGGTGAAATGTAGAAGTGAAGCGCCCACTGTTGAACAGCAGAATACTGGCACAAACTGCAGAGACGCCCCCAAAGCCGTAACAGACTCTTTACCTTTA gtggcagAGTATCCCATGAAGCGTTGCATAGAGACTGGACTTTGGACAAGCACAGGGTGTTGGACAAAGGAGGACACTTCAGAGACAGATGACATGCGAATGATGGAGACCTCTTAG